The Dermochelys coriacea isolate rDerCor1 chromosome 13, rDerCor1.pri.v4, whole genome shotgun sequence genome includes the window CCTGTACAAGTCTTTGCACTTCTCAGACAACCAAGATAGCTGTGTGTCCGCACAgatctgctgcctcctccctgcagcttccGTGTCAGCACGCTGTTAGCCAGCCGGGCTAAGTGGCAGAGAGGTGAGCAAAAAACCTCCGACACAGGAGTTGAGAAAAGCCAGCATAAAGCATTTTATTGCAATAATAAAACGGGATACTTTAATGTGGTGGAGTAGATCATGATGGCAGCAATTTCTCTTACCAAAAACCACTACACAGGGCAGAGGCAGGCAAGTAGGAATGACATCAGCGGAACAGGAGTTGTGCGTCATACGGGAGACTGCTGCAAGCTGTGATGACCAGCATCAAGTTTTGGTAGAGAACACTCAGGTCAAAGTCGTAATGACGGCGACTGGGGTTTGGGTTTTCTCTTGTGGGCTGGTTTCTTTTtgcatctcctccctcccccataaacAGCACCTTCAATTTAAAAAGTTCAATTCAAGTTCTTGAATTTAGGTAGTTGCGGAGCTTTGATGGCTAAAGATAAAAAGGTCCTTGAAATCCAAGGGAAAATAGCCAAGAGATGGAAAAGTCAACAAGTAGCGATGGGGGCAGCTGTAAGGGCAACCCCAGCCACCCTGGAGTAAATACACTGCTGGGGCAGCAACACCGCGTTGAAACGGTCCTTCCACAAGGCAGATGGGAAGGGGGAAGCTAGTTGCTCCCAGGGGCCCAGTTTCAGCCAAGGGAACAAATACATTAGCCTAGAACTACTCTGCTTTCCAGAGTCAATCAGCCCTCGATAGCTCCTCGATAGCTATGGCTTTTGGAGCAGCagcaatttgtttttttaatacacaaTAGATATTTGCATCCAAAAAATTAAACAGGTTTCTTTGTTCAAACAATTCCTATCTAAGGTTAACCCATCAGTGTACTTACTGGTAAATGCTTGATCATACACAATTGAATCTATACCCAGAACAAAAATAAGATTAAGAATTTGACCCCCCCAAAATGGTGAGGTTTACGGCGTATAGTTTAAAAGACATAAAACCACAATACAAGGAGGAGTCAGAAGCAAAGCTGAGTGATCAGACACATTCAATCAGGGTATATGGTTATACAACGAGTGTAGTGGAATATCAGGAAAAGCTCCATACAAAGTCATGTGCATTTTTCttgaagctgagattctggattCCTCCATGTGCCAAACCTgttggagagagaggaggaaccAATGCATTAAAGTAGGCTGCTGGGGGAGCCCAACTCTGAGTCCCAAGACCCCTGGAGAGAGCAACTGGGATACGTGAGGGGATTTGAAGACAAAACCATCACAGCCCGGTTATTACCGGAGCAGGCACATGCTGATGTATGTTCAGCTTTTGCAATTGCCTCCCGCACCTGCGGCACAAAACCCCACTGGCTGTGCTGGGTTAGGAGCAGATCTATGCCCTGCTTCACCTCGGAGTAGGCAAAGCCACCCGAATCCCTACACACAAGCAGGCTGAGTCTACTTTCCTTAAACCCTGTTACAGGCaacaccttcccctcctccccacacacttcTGACTGATGCTACTTCCCGTCCTCTGAGATAACCAGAATCAGCTACAGAACATGCAGCTCAAGTGGCTTTTCCCACTCGTGTCACCAGGCAGTTCCTGAACTTCACCTACCCAAAAACAGGGAGTTGAGGAAGGGGCCTCCTGTCATTCCAATTTCATAAGCTCCACATCAAAAATTAGCGTAGCATTTGGGGGGATGATGCCAGGGTGGCCAGTAGAACCATAGGCGTAATCTGGAGAGATGATCATCTTTGCTCTCTGCCCAACACTCATCTGTGGAAAGAGACAGAACAAAGTCAGATGAATgcaaaaaccccaaaccaggCGAAGGCACCTCGATAGCGCAAAGCATGTTCTAGCCAGGGCAGCTACCCAGAGGGCAGCACCTGATGTTAGCACACGGGCATTCTGCCCACCAGAGGAGACATCATGCAGTGAACAGACAACAGAACAATGACCACGGTcaggctgccatgtgctcagacCACTGCCCACCACGCTGACAAAgtctctttgtttccttgtattctccTGTCTGTCTCTATCTGTTATCTTGTCTTATTCTTTGGTTGTAAGCTCTATGGGGCAGAGGCTACCTTTTGTTTGCGGTTTGTACATAACCTAGTGCACGGACCAGCACCTGTTCATGACTACGGTTCCCGGGCACTAGGGTAacagataattaataataattagccCTTCCAATGCAGCCCATCATCCTCCTCAGGTTATTCCTGAAGACAAAGAAGAAGTCACTTATCTTCGGTGAGCACTCAGATTCCATCTTGCTCCTACTGATGGATCTAGGAGGTGACTGTAGGAACTAATTCCATTTAGACTAGATTACAGATGCACATGGGAATCTCCTCATTCAGAGTTAGTGCTCCCATGATTCTTGCAAGAAAGGAATACAGTAGCTACGGGCACTAACCTTTCTGCCCAAGGTACTTCAGCATCATGGTAGATGCTCCATTCTCCGGTTAGTCAAAGACCCACAGCCTCAGATAGTACAAGTTTGATGCCAGGCTCCACAGTTCTGCAGAGGGTTGGCATAAACCATGGAGGAGATATGCACCTGTATCCAAGTGCCTGACTCAACCAGCATTACAGCCGACAACTGATCCACTCTGATCAGGGGCTGGGTTACAGGCGTGCTGCGTGGGACATCAACCAAAGACACGGGGACTCACACACGTGCTGTGTGGACAAAGGCAGCTAATGAAGCCTGCTGTGCCACCCACTCTGAGCTGAGATAGCTCAGTGTTCCACCCACGAGCACTCTGCAAAGCGCAGCGGAAAGCCAAAAGTAAGAGAAGAATGAAACTGGGGGAAAAATCTCTGACTTGACTTAGATTCCTCCTGTCACCCCTGCCTAGGCATGGACATGTTAGGACAACAGCCACAAAGGCACTCCTGTTTCACCTCCAAGCCACAGATGCCCTGGAAGCCCCACCCCAGCACACATTCCTGCTCGTCACATCAGGGGAAGGTCCTTGGGGTGAGATTTTCCAGAGCACCCAAGCgagttaggcacccagctgctagtgaaagtcaatgggagtttggtgcctaaacctctttggtgctttaaaaaataCCATCATTCTTCTGGCTACGTGTGCTGGCACAGCCGGATGGGGAAAGGAGAGCAGTGCAGAGCCAGTCAAACTCGGAGGAGATGACAAAAGAATAGGGCAGACTGACACAGACCATTACAGAAAGACAGAAGACTGACAGTGAAATGGATGCAACTCTGAATTACACACCCTGGAACAGGATCAAGACCCAAGGCCACGGACACAGGGAATGCAACAGGAGGCGCAGAGGGGAGTAGAAAACAGGAAGTAGGAAGAGCATTTGAAAGAGGAAAGCGAAGGGCACACACTGAATATCAGCTACATGGCCTAATTTTAGATCCCGGTTAAGGCAAcgcactcaggagaggaggcagaataGGAGATGCCCTTCACTGGAGCTGCAAGAAGGGGAGCTCACAGACTATTTCCTCAAGATACTGGCCCGCTCTGTATTATGCAGGGACTGCTACACACAAGGTGAAGCGTGAGCCCTGCAGTCAGGATCAATGGGAAGTAAGTATCCACGTTCTACTGAAACTGCAGGGTCtcaaagggggcagggcagagcccaggaacccaaactggaatttggccaagacaaTACAGTTTGCACTCTCACGCCTACAGCGGGCCTTGGGCTCCACTTTCCAGGGACACATTTATTTACTAtctagcatctaggagccctcatcacagaccaggaccccactgtcctaggtgctgtacaaagagaacCAACAGAtggctcctgccccacagggctgaCAATCTAAGTATACGATGAGATGCCAGATGGATACAGACATACAGGGGGAGCCCCCAGGAAAACAGTGAGGCACTATAGgttcagcatgacaggcagtggtctgagcacaccagcagccagccactgtCCAGGTTTTTGTAGGCACCATagcaaagaagagttttaaggagACATCTGATGGTGGACAAtgattttgcagatgtttacaggtagctcttcccaagcatgaggggcagcacgGGAGATGGCAGCCCGACTTTGGGTCTGTCTCATCGGAGAGACAGAGGCCCTCAGCACTGTGCTGGGACATTAGTTCAGTGCAGATTCAGCAGGAGAGATGGCACCTATTGAGTCACTGATACTCTAGTGTCTCACTAAAGGGCTTGGCAGGCCCAATCCCACTGAGCTCATCAGATCCAGAAGGCGGTGAGGCAGAAGGTGACATTTACTCCCACACTTAAAATCCTGGATCGGGGGAAAAGAAGAGAACAGCACATGCTGCAAACATGAGTGCCTCCCACGTCTCTAATCCTCAGCTGCTCATCTCCAAACAGCCCTCACAACAGACACGGAGGGATACAGCAACACACCTGCGCGACCCCTTCTTCCCAGCCACGGATCACCTCCTGCTTGCCCATGACAAACTTGAATGGCTTGTTTCTGTCGCGGGAGGAATCAAATTTTTTCCCATCCTCCAGCATACCTGAAAAGAGAAGCAATACATCAAACATGCAGCATGGAAAAAAACCCCACGCCCTGTCAGACCCATGTGCAGTCTGAACACCCATGTGGAACAGCAGGGTCCTGGCTACCAGACACCGATGCCAAATGTTGCAGTCATGGCATCAGGAAGGGCTCCCAGAAGAGGTCAGTTACTGGCCTCCAGGGGGGTGGCTTTTCAAGTACAGGTGCCACCATGGGATGCACAGCCCAGATTGCAGAGCTCCCAGAGGGAAGACATCCCCACCAAACATCACTTGCAGCTGGACCCAAGGAATCGAGTGCAACTCCACATGCTGTGTGTTCTCTAGCTGGCAATGCCAGGGGAGAAGCTAAGGTCACGGGGAGAAGAAACGTTCAGATAGAACAGGTGAATTTATCACTCTCTCCTGTGCCAGGAACAGCTTCCTGACATGTGAGGCCACATGCAAGCCTCAGGAACCCAGAAGGAAGATGGGAACAATGATAGCGGGGAGAGAAAAGAGCCCTTCCATCTCCTGGGGCTTCTTGATGGGTCATGTCAAACATCAGACCACACCACTGTTCTTGCTGACCTGATCATACCTTGCTCTTCACAAGGTCAAAATCCCCACTTAGTCTGTAGGAGCACAGAGAAATCTCCCCTCTCACTTATGCCCACAGATCTGCAACCACCAATTGCCATGCCAACCAGGCACGCAAAGCTGAAAGAAGCTGTGCAGTGAACGACAGGATTTCTGGCTCCTGCGCTATTAACCCCACCCAGACAAGGGGGGAGATGGCAGGGCTTTTAAAGAACCAACACTGAACAGCACACCCACGCTGGTCTGCTGCTAGAAGCTGTAATGGAGGCTCACGCATCAAGGTGTTTCTCCTGGATCCCCAGGCTTGTTTTAGTTTGGATTTGAGTGCCACAAGCTGCAGCCAGAATCAGGGACATGTTATGCTAGGTGCAGAATACGCACATCTTCTAAGGGCGCCCTGTACCTAGCCCTTACTACAGCGAGCGCATTGGTACAGAACATTGCATAAAGCAAGGTTAACATCCTCGGGGCTAAATATAGTTCCTGAACATAAACAAAGGAGGAATTTCCTCCCTTCTAGCAgttccctccctggctccttgGAGTTTCCGTGACCTTCTTGGGGAAACTTGGGAGCTTTCACTGCCTTATACAAGCAGCAGAGCTTGTCCATTGGCCAAGTTTCTTACACAAACAGCCCACCCGggaataagctctttggggaatgCACACACGAGAGGAGCCTGGGGAACACAATGTATCAAAAGTGATCTCTGCGTCACCTGGTGTTCTTGTGGAGTCAGCATCGCATTTTATTGGCTTTGTCCTCATCCCACACATTCCTCTAACCCTCTACACGTGGCCGGAGGCAGCCAGATGACAGTCTAGCCAGTTCCAAGGGGAACTGAGCTGGGAACCCACCAACACAAGAAATCCAAGCCATGGGGCTTCCTAGAACAGCCACAGAACTATGGGCTCAAGGTGCACACGATTTCACTAAACCGAAGCAGGGTAATGGAGCGGGTCTGTAAGCAGAACTAAAGGGTCACACTAGCAGTTTGCTACAATGGATACCTGAGGCGCTTTAGCCCAGAGATGGGTGTCCTTTCTACAGAAGCCCTAGATCCGGCTAACAGCAGGTCACTGTGAAATCAACACCCAGAGGCACCAGACTGGAACAGGCTAGTTAGCTACTGCAAAcaggctgaagagcaaccaggaGAGTAATGATTAACTACATTACCcacacttctcttttccccagttCTTCAAAAACAAGCATCTGTTTTCCCCAATGGAAGCAGTTTTACTCttggaaaaataaatctgttgtCTCGTCCAGCAGGGAACGGTCCAGAGAGATTTTCCCTAATCAGGGCAGACAATGAGTCACTGCCCGCGGGCAAGAGGACAAAATGCACTGTGTGTATGGGAAGAACAAGTTACATCTTACTTCAGGCTGTTATCACAGCAGCCAGAGTGTCTAGGGCCATAACCAAATAGGAAGTGGGTGGGAGGGCCAAGGATATGGGTCTGAGTAGATCCGATTCTAGAGGAGCAATAAAGGGGACAGACACAGCTTCACGCTGGGGAAGCAGTAACCACTGAAGTTCCTCGCATGTGTGAATACACCAGTGAAGGGAGATGCAAGCAGCCCAGGAAATCGCCCTAAACAATGCTGACTAGATGAGCTGCTCCTTGATAGATCAATCCATGAATGATTTTTATGTGCAATCGCTCAAATCAGCTGTCACTGACTGGTCGTGTCAAAACAACAATGCGACAGGACGGCTAACACCATACTCACCAGGTTGGATTCCTGCTCGTCAGTCAGCCCTTGCTGCTATCCAACCAGCCTTCCTGAGAGGTATAGATACTAAAACCCTCATCGCTCACCAGCAATGCTCACGCAGCAAAGACTGCCTTTCCGAGACTAAAGACTCGGCGCCAGCAGATCACATTTGAAAGGCAAAATCATTCCAAAGCCAGGTACACAAAGTGAAGTCTGCCCTACAGCCATCCGCACGCTTTATAACCTGCATGAGACGGCCAGCGCCGCACTGCGTGGTGCAGATTTAATAACAGGCTGGAGCACATTGCTGTGTGGAGACCATTATTATAAATCCATTTCAGAACATTCCCAGAGTACCTCCCGAAGTGCTGTAACTACCACTGCCTTACAATAGTGAAAAAACCAAAGCACTGAGCGCCCAGCCCCCATTCTAGCTCGCAGCACCCCAGGATCCGCAATGGCGCTCCCCCGTGGAGAGTGTAGGCGAGCCTGCCAATAATGGGGATTGTCTGCGAGTACAGAGAGCCGGCACTGAGTGCTGCCAGGCTGAGGAGCTCAGTGTCTCGCTGGGTGTCAGAGGAGAACTAACTGCAATAAGCAAAGTTATCTCATGGTACTGTCCAGCTCCATTCGGGTCACCCACTAGCGCTCCAGCCTACCTCCAGGCAGGCATGTGTTTGCTGGAGTTTTGTTCGTTTACAGGAATAAGCTTTCAAATATTGCTAATGTGCCCAATGCCTGGAAAGCAGCTCCATTGCACCAAAGAACTCAACTCCAAGGTCCCTGACTCAGCATGTCAGCACCAGCATAGCCCTGCCAAGCCAAACACTGTCCTGGCCCAGGGAACAACGAGCTAGTAGTTACTGCTTGCTTTTATATGGGACACAATCCCTCTCAGTTCTCAGCTTTCTCCACCTGGGATCGACAAACCAGCCACCGGCTGCTGCGACTCGCCCAAATCCCACAATCCTTTGAGCCACACACTGGGTGCCACTCCAACGCATGGAGCAGAAAAGAGGTAGTTTTACAGAGTCAGGCTGGACAATGCTTCGCtatcttcccctctcccatcaccATGGTGTTCTCTTCCAGGGCTTCCTTTCCTGGAGCAGAACACAATGCTTGCCAGGGAGGTGCTGAAACCAGCTGAAGCAAGGGAGCAACagcagaaagaggagagagagggagggaacttTCCCTCTCACTGattaacacccccacccccaggtcctCTTTCCCCCCCAATTATCATCATTCTATTAATGATGGGTGTGGTGCAGGAGCCCCTCACGCTATTCAtttcctctcccctgcagcctcattTTAGCACTCAGCCCTGGTGGCATGCATTCCTACAGTGCGAGGGATGGCAGTAAGGTCACTGATTTCCTCTCCCCTACACCTGTGACTTCGGTACAGAGCTGAGCATTACATGGCCTGGGTACGATGTTAGTGCTAGGGAGCAGATCAGCAGACGCTCCCACAAGCCAACTGAAAATTGTAGCCAAGGGAGAAACTATTCCCTAACCTTGcccgctcccccccgcccccatacatTCAGGTACAATGCACCACGGCCAGGCCAGCGCTCGGAATCCATGCACCAGTGAACAGCTTCctgtcctgcctggcctgg containing:
- the FKBP1A gene encoding peptidyl-prolyl cis-trans isomerase FKBP1A isoform X2, with product MGMLEDGKKFDSSRDRNKPFKFVMGKQEVIRGWEEGVAQMSVGQRAKMIISPDYAYGSTGHPGIIPPNATLIFDVELMKLE
- the FKBP1A gene encoding peptidyl-prolyl cis-trans isomerase FKBP1A isoform X1; protein product: MGVHVETIAPGDGRTFPKRGQTCVVHYTGMLEDGKKFDSSRDRNKPFKFVMGKQEVIRGWEEGVAQMSVGQRAKMIISPDYAYGSTGHPGIIPPNATLIFDVELMKLE